A region from the Flavobacterium enshiense genome encodes:
- a CDS encoding DUF3078 domain-containing protein translates to MNTLKTYLLGLICIVAFQQSFAQNVIRTAVPDTIKRWESKNDLGLDLTQIAFVNWSAGGENAISGILKGAFIRKYKKGRFIWHNELIARYGLNKQDGIEARKTDDVIQFNSTAGFKTDSISNWYYSAKFNFNTQFTNGYAYPNTDLAISKPFAPAYIFLGLGTEYFKKEGENGLRIYISPLTFKTTLVLDDRLADQGAFGVDKAIYDANGNLISHGKKTRTEMGFLVTNQYKKEIFKNIMLDHRLVLYTDYIKNFGNIDIDWQVQMNMIVNSHVRANISTNLIYDDDIKSKDEVDGAVVTRGPKVQLKQILGLGLSYSF, encoded by the coding sequence ATGAATACCTTGAAAACCTATCTATTAGGATTAATCTGCATTGTAGCATTTCAACAAAGTTTCGCCCAAAATGTTATCCGAACAGCAGTTCCGGATACTATTAAACGATGGGAATCAAAAAACGACTTAGGCCTTGATTTAACTCAGATTGCGTTTGTAAATTGGAGTGCCGGTGGAGAAAATGCAATTTCCGGAATTCTAAAAGGTGCATTTATCCGAAAGTACAAAAAAGGCCGTTTCATATGGCATAACGAACTTATTGCCCGTTATGGTTTAAACAAACAAGACGGAATAGAAGCGAGAAAAACAGACGACGTGATTCAGTTTAACTCTACAGCCGGATTTAAGACAGACTCGATCTCGAATTGGTATTATTCTGCTAAATTTAATTTTAACACCCAATTTACGAACGGTTATGCTTATCCAAATACCGATTTAGCCATTTCAAAACCTTTTGCCCCGGCCTATATATTTTTGGGACTAGGAACCGAATACTTTAAAAAAGAAGGCGAAAACGGCCTTAGGATCTATATTTCGCCTTTAACCTTCAAAACTACCTTAGTTTTAGACGATCGCTTAGCAGATCAGGGAGCTTTTGGAGTTGACAAAGCAATCTATGACGCTAATGGAAACCTTATAAGTCACGGTAAAAAAACAAGAACTGAAATGGGCTTTTTAGTAACTAATCAGTACAAAAAAGAGATTTTCAAAAACATTATGCTCGACCACCGCCTGGTACTTTACACCGATTACATTAAAAATTTCGGAAACATAGACATAGATTGGCAAGTGCAGATGAACATGATCGTCAATTCACATGTCCGAGCCAATATTTCCACGAACCTGATTTATGACGACGATATCAAATCAAAAGATGAAGTTGACGGCGCAGTAGTAACGCGAGGACCAAAGGTTCAGTTAAAACAAATATTAGGCTTAGGACTAAGTTATTCTTTTTAA